A window of Sander vitreus isolate 19-12246 chromosome 18, sanVit1, whole genome shotgun sequence contains these coding sequences:
- the LOC144533595 gene encoding toll-like receptor 5, which produces MWTLALQVVVIGLYLQVPTCYPSCTLYNLVANCAYQRHYWVPALPPNITHLFLEMNYISEINSSSLRSYDQLQQLDLGNQKGQLLVIRNNAFLRQRKLTRLVLGSNRGLQMEPRAFAGLFNLQHLFLDYCNLTDSILAESYLEPLLSLETLDLFANEIVRLRPGMFFSKLTNFTQLNLKLNKIESLCEEDLVGFRGKTFTLLNLQSNHFRYSRDFDWERCGNPFRGMAFNILDLSSNGFNWDISRQFFKAIDGTPIAQLRFSGHMGKGFSYDNLPDPDESTFEGLMNSSVEILDLSRCTIFALQKALLSPLKDAIIIDISINKINQINKNAFIGLQGHLRMLNLSFNLLGEIYSHTFSYLTDLRVLDLSNNHIGALGDKAFSGLPKLRALYLTGNSLRNLGFPAQLPNLDFLLLKDNKLNSLYRIDELGKNSIHVDISDNRLTHLQDFYWLLTQFSRLQNLFYGGNIIKWCSQQVTVPYNNSLQVLDLHDSSLNILWAQGHCLDLFDQLENLLGLNLSLNSLATVPQGIFRGLGSIIEIDLSSNALTYLQPDLLPASLQRLDLSNNFLASPDPMTFRSLSVLSLADNRFYCDCNLESFLTWLNVTNIIFLSPVEEYRCEFPAALQNLPLLDYFATIEPCEEDDEKAIQDLKFALFVFSTLLIITAILSGIAYARLRGRIFIIYKKIVGRVVEGPKPPPPVDEVQYDAFFCFSNNDHGWVEAALLKKLDKEFSEENLFRCCFEARDFLPGGDHLSDIRDAIWGSRKTVCVVSKEFLKDGWCLEAFTLAQGRMLEELTNVLIMLVVGKVAHYQLMKYNAVRAFVQRREYLTWPEDPQDLQWFYERFVSQILRDTKVKAFAEDKPEPAQPDIQPQNEDGIQLENIGALAM; this is translated from the exons ATGTGGACACTGGCTCTTCAGGTGGTTGTCATTGGTTTATACCTACAG GTACCAACATGCTACCCATCATGCACTTTGTACAACCTTGTGGCTAATTGCGCCTACCAGCGCCACTACTGGGTTCCTGCTCTGCCTCCCAACATCACCCACCTGTTCTTGGAAATGAACTACATCAGTGAGATCAACAGCAGCTCACTCAGAAGCTATGACCAGCTGCAACAATTAGATCTTGGAAACCAGAAGGGGCAGCTCCTCGTCATAAGGAACAACGCTTTCCTCAGGCAGAGAAAACTGACCAGGTTGGTCCTAGGCTCCAATCGTGGCCTTCAGATGGAGCCAAGGGCTTTTGCAGGACTGTTCAATTTACAACACCTCTTTTTGGATTACTGCAATTTGACAGACTCCATACTAGCAGAAAGCTACCTGGAGCCACTTTTGTCCTTAGAAACGCTTGATCTCTTCGCTAATGAAATAGTGAGACTCCGGCCAGGAATGTTCTTTTCAAAACTCACAAATTTCACACAGCTAAACCTCAAACTGAATAAGATCGAAAGCTTATGTGAAGAGGATCTTGTTGGTTTCCGGGGGAAAACCTTCACACTCCTGAACTTGCAATCCAATCACTTCAGGTACAGTAGAGATTTTGACTGGGAAAGATGCGGGAACCCTTTCAGAGGGATGGCCTTTAATATCCTTGACCTATCCAGCAATGGGTTCAACTGGGACATATCAAGACAATTCTTTAAAGCGATAGATGGTACTCCTATTGCTCAGCTTAGATTCTCTGGCCACATGGGCAAAGGCTTTTCATACGACAACCTTCCCGATCCAGATGAAAGCACATTCGAAGGTCTCATGAACAGTTCAGTTGAAATTTTAGATCTATCTAGATGCACCATATTTGCTTTGCAGAAAGCTCTTTTAAGTCCTCTAAAGGATGCAATAATTATTGACATTTCCATTAACAAAATCAATCAGATTAACAAAAATGCCTTCATTGGTCTTCAAGGACATTTACGAATGCTCAACCTGTCATTCAACCTCTTAGGAGAAATATATTCTCACACATTCAGCTATCTGACAGATCTCCGGGTGTTGGATTTGTCTAACAACCATATTGGTGCATTGGGAGACAAAGCATTCAGCGGTCTTCCAAAATTACGAGCGTTATATCTGACCGGAAATTCACTGCGAAATCTGGGCTTTCCTGCGCAATTACCAAACTtggattttcttcttttaaaggaCAATAAGTTGAATTCTCTATACAGAATTGATGAATTGGGTAAGAACAGTATCCATGTGGACATTTCAGACAACAGATTAACACATTTACAGGATTTTTATTGGCTGTTAACTCAATTCAGTCGTCTCCAAAATTTATTTTATGGTGGCAACATCATCAAGTGGTGCAGTCAGCAAGTGACAGTACCTTATAATAATAGCTTGCAAGTGCTGGATCTGCATGACAGTTCACTAAATATACTTTGGGCGCAGGGGCATTGCCTCGACCTGTTTGATCAGCTAGAGAATCTGCTCGGTCTAAATTTAAGCCTCAACTCCCTTGCGACCGTCCCACAAGGAATTTTCCGCGGTCTAGGCTCGATCATAGAGATCGACCTCTCCTCTAATGCTTTAACCTATCTGCAGCCGGATCTCCTTCCGGCCAGCCTGCAAAGACTCGACCTCTCAAACAACTTTTTGGCCTCCCCAGACCCTATGACTTTTCGGTCTCTCAGCGTCCTCAGCCTGGCTGACAATCGGTTCTACTGCGATTGCAATCTGGAGAGCTTCCTGACGTGGCTGAACGTGACCAATATAATCTTCCTGAGCCCCGTTGAGGAGTACAGATGTGAGTTTCCAGCAGCCCTCCAAAATCTCCCTCTGCTGGATTACTTCGCGACAATCGAACCGTGTGAGGAAGATGACGAAAAGGCCATCCAAGATCTTAAATTTGCTCTCTTTGTCTTCTCCACTCTCCTCATCATCACTGCCATCCTCAGCGGGATTGCTTACGCCCGTCTCCGAGGGCGCATATTCATCATCTACAAAAAGATCGTCGGTAGGGTTGTCGAAGGACCAAAACCGCCACCTCCTGTGGACGAAGTGCAGTACGATGCCTTCTTCTGCTTTAGCAACAATGACCATGGGTGGGTAGAGGCTGCTTTGTTGAAGAAGCTGGATAAGGAGTTTTCAGAGGAGAACCTCTTCCGCTGTTGTTTCGAGGCCAGAGACTTCCTGCCAGGTGGGGATCACCTTTCCGACATCAGAGATGCCATCTGGGGCAGCAGGAAGACTGTGTGCGTTGTCTCCAAAGAGTTCCTTAAAG ATGGTTGGTGCTTGGAGGCGTTCACTCTGGCCCAGGGCCGGATGCTGGAGGAGCTGACAAACGTCCTGATTATGTTGGTGGTAGGGAAG GTGGCTCACTACCAGCTGATGAAGTACAACGCAGTCCGAGCTTTCGTCCAGAGGAGAGAGTACCTAACCTGGCCCGAGGACCCTCAGGACCTGCAGTGGTTTTATGAGCGGTTCGTCTCACAGATACTCAGAGACACGAAGGTGAAAGCGTTTGCAGAAGACAAACCGGAGCCTGCACAGCCTGACATCCAACCTCAGAATGAGGACGGCATCCAGCTTGAGAACATCGGTGCACTTGCTATGTGA
- the LOC144533607 gene encoding thrombomodulin-like has translation MHENLNGHSRGSNMKEVTVLFVFAWTFLAGRSGGIDPNSGYCIGTQCFTVFQEPSDFTAAQIQCSDQGGHLMTVRSTVSHDILSILLGNSTGRFWIGLHLTSGCPDAAAALKGFQWVTKDSESDLFNWAPSFDSSCSSHRCVSVSQKDDMKWIQEPCEENVDGFLCEYSFNDPCKDLTVADGETVTYRTPMGFVGEDVLSLPPGSIAIRNPAKTKYICFSEQWLQAPWNCEIHLGGCEYKCAVTPNNVPSCYCPPGQTINPANKVTCEASAEDPCLPLRCAHACYNKGDSYACMCDHGFKLARDGRSCTDFTDCKDKRKCPGENFKCVSVTEGFQCVCKDGYKMRGGLCVDVDECASAPCEHRCTNSPGGYTCSCDDGYKEDPKSPDKCILHCGKEECAAECDPNDQFQCFCPEGYIIEERGVHSFCIDIDECASENCDQGCENTFGSYVCTCSAGYKLVEEFRCVKISEGDGNTDGGLEGSGAGTTPNMPTVSVGPYPEPTRQPSVVTVGGLVGIIVCTVFVIVLVVCLAHHILSGRGKMESAGELKAPEGEAHSLHQVTGDA, from the coding sequence ATGCACGAGAACTTAAACGGACACAGCCGCGGTTCAAACATGAAGGAAGTAACGGTACTCTTTGTTTTTGCGTGGACTTTCCTGGCGGGCAGATCCGGCGGGATAGACCCGAATAGCGGATACTGCATCGGGACTCAGTGCTTCACTGTGTTCCAAGAACCCAGCGACTTCACAGCCGCGCAGATCCAATGCAGTGATCAGGGCGGCCACTTAATGACGGTGCGATCGACTGTATCCCATGATATTCTGTCTATCTTGTTGGGGAACTCGACGGGGCGCTTCTGGATCGGTTTACATCTAACGAGCGGCTGCCCAGACGCCGCTGCTGCCCTCAAAGGCTTCCAGTGGGTGACCAAAGATAGCGAGAGTGACTTGTTCAACTGGGCGCCGAGTTTTGACAGCAGCTGTTCTTCCCATCGCTGCGTCTCAGTTTCCCAAAAGGACGACATGAAATGGATCCAGGAGCCATGCGAGGAAAACGTGGACGGGTTTCTGTGCGAGTACAGTTTCAATGACCCGTGTAAAGATCTAACGGTTGCAGATGGCGAGACCGTCACATACAGGACCCCCATGGGGTTTGTGGGCGAGGATGTGCTGTCTTTGCCGCCTGGGAGCATCGCTATCCGGAATCCGGCTAAGACTAAATACATCTGCTTCTCGGAGCAGTGGCTGCAGGCGCCCTGGAACTGCGAGATACACCTAGGCGGGTGTGAGTACAAATGCGCAGTGACCCCCAACAATGTGCCCTCCTGCTACTGCCCGCCGGGCCAAACGATCAACCCTGCGAATAAAGTCACCTGCGAAGCGAGCGCAGAGGATCCGTGTCTGCCTCTGCGCTGCGCGCACGCCTGCTACAACAAAGGAGACTCGTACGCGTGCATGTGTGACCACGGCTTTAAGCTGGCGCGGGACGGCAGGTCGTGTACAGATTTCACCGACTGCAAGGACAAGCGCAAGTGTCCCGGGGAGAACTTCAAGTGCGTCAGCGTCACCGAAGGCTTTCAGTGCGTGTGCAAGGACGGATACAAGATGAGAGGCGGCCTGTGCGTTGACGTGGACGAGTGCGCATCCGCTCCGTGTGAGCACCGGTGCACCAACAGCCCTGGTGGCTACACCTGCTCTTGTGATGACGGATATAAAGAGGACCCAAAGTCACCTGATAAGTGTATTCTCCACTGTGGGAAGGAGGAATGCGCCGCCGAGTGCGACCCGAACGACCAGTTCCAGTGCTTCTGCCCTGAAGGTTATATAATAGAGGAAAGGGGGGTGCATTCGTTTTGTATAGACATTGACGAATGCGCTTCTGAAAATTGTGATCAGGGTTGTGAAAACACATTCGGCAGCTATGTGTGCACGTGCTCTGCGGGGTATAAACTAGTTGAAGAATTCCGGTGCGTAAAAATAAGCGAGGGTGATGGGAACACGGATGGAGGGCTGGAGGGCTCCGGCGCGGGCACGACTCCGAACATGCCCACAGTATCAGTCGGGCCGTATCCAGAGCCTACCCGGCAGCCGTCAGTGGTGACAGTGGGGGGGCTCGTGGGGATAATAGTGTGCACCGTGTTTGTGATTGTGTTGGTGGTTTGTCTGGCTCATCACATCCTCAGCGGCAGAGGGAAGATGGAGAGCGCAGGCGAGCTCAAAGCTCCGGAGGGCGAAGCGCACAGTTTACACCAAGTGACGGGTGATgcgtaa